From a single Cytophagales bacterium WSM2-2 genomic region:
- the gcvP gene encoding glycine dehydrogenase (decarboxylating), translating to MIDPTYSEKFESRHNAPDASQIEAMLKIVKAKSVDELIDQTIPAKIRLKKPLNLPSAQSEYEFLKGFKALASKNKIFKSYIGTGYYNCITPGVVLRNVLENPGWYTAYTPYQAEIAQGRMEALINFQTMVMDLTGMEIANASLLDEATAAAEALHLLYASRKPEKKNAHKFFVDQNTFPQVIDLLKTRSAPIGVELVVGDVTKVDITDVNLFAVYVQNPDNNGAIKDHTAFIGSAHEKNVFVVVGSDLMALLLMKSPGEMGADVVVGSSQRFGVPMGFGGPHAAFFATRDEFKRQMPGRIIGVSQDAQGNPGYRMALQTREQHIRREKATSNICTAQVLLSVMASMYAVYHGPEGLRKIAGRIHGLTKSLEASLKSMGFTQVNENYFDTLKVVVGDTSALQKEAEASGVNFRYFSKTEVGISLDETTSAEDIKNISGIFAKAFSKTANAPAFSTSSISWSGSLVRKSSYLTHPVFNTHHSEHEMLRYIKRLENKDLSMVHSMISLGSCTMKLNATSEMIPVTWPELGQIHPFAPTSQTEGYREMITNLENWLKEITGFTGVSLQPNSGAQGEYAGLLTIRAYHESRNEGHRNVSLIPASAHGTNPASAVMAGMEVIVVKSDEEGKIDVADLKTKAEQHKANLSCLMVTYPSTHGVFEESIIDICETIHKNGGLVYMDGANMNAQVGLTSPANIGADVCHLNLHKTFCIPHGGGGPGMGPICVNDKLKPFLPGHAVVKTGGDKAIHAVSSAPYGSASILAISYAYIAMMGGEGLTNATKLAILNANYIKEKLSQHYKILYTGANGRCAHEMIVDCREFKKAGIEVEDIAKRLMDYGFHAPTVSFPVAGTLMIEPTESEPKEELDRFIETLVEIRREIHEVEEGKADKENNVLKHAPHTAGVITADEWTRPYSRQKAAYPLPFVKEMKFWPSVSRVDNAYGDRNLVCSCLPIEEYSKEEATA from the coding sequence ATGATAGATCCTACCTATTCCGAAAAATTTGAAAGCCGCCACAATGCACCTGATGCATCTCAGATTGAGGCGATGTTGAAAATTGTGAAGGCTAAATCAGTTGACGAACTGATCGACCAGACGATACCTGCTAAGATCCGTCTGAAAAAACCTTTGAACCTTCCATCTGCACAATCGGAGTATGAATTTCTGAAGGGGTTCAAAGCGCTTGCTTCCAAGAATAAAATATTCAAATCGTATATCGGTACGGGCTATTATAATTGTATCACTCCGGGAGTCGTTCTCAGAAATGTACTGGAGAATCCGGGATGGTATACTGCTTACACACCTTATCAAGCCGAAATTGCTCAAGGCCGCATGGAGGCGTTGATCAATTTTCAAACCATGGTCATGGATCTGACCGGAATGGAAATCGCCAATGCTTCTCTTCTCGATGAGGCAACTGCCGCTGCAGAAGCATTGCATTTGCTTTATGCTTCGCGTAAGCCTGAGAAGAAAAACGCGCACAAGTTCTTCGTTGATCAAAATACGTTTCCCCAGGTAATTGATTTACTAAAAACACGTTCCGCCCCTATTGGTGTGGAGCTCGTTGTAGGTGATGTTACCAAGGTGGATATCACCGATGTAAACCTGTTTGCGGTTTACGTCCAGAACCCGGATAACAATGGAGCGATCAAAGATCACACCGCGTTCATCGGATCTGCGCATGAAAAGAACGTGTTTGTTGTTGTTGGTTCCGACCTGATGGCTCTGCTTCTCATGAAGTCACCCGGTGAAATGGGTGCCGATGTTGTGGTTGGTTCATCTCAGCGTTTTGGTGTGCCTATGGGATTTGGTGGCCCTCATGCTGCATTCTTCGCTACACGTGATGAGTTCAAGCGCCAAATGCCTGGACGTATCATTGGTGTGTCGCAAGATGCGCAGGGAAACCCGGGATACCGGATGGCCTTGCAAACCCGCGAGCAGCATATTCGCCGGGAAAAAGCTACTTCCAACATCTGTACTGCACAGGTACTATTGTCTGTGATGGCGAGTATGTATGCCGTTTATCATGGACCGGAAGGTTTGAGAAAAATTGCCGGAAGAATTCACGGACTGACAAAATCACTGGAGGCTTCATTGAAGTCGATGGGCTTCACACAAGTAAACGAAAACTACTTCGACACACTGAAAGTAGTAGTCGGTGATACTTCAGCTTTGCAAAAAGAAGCCGAAGCAAGCGGTGTCAACTTCCGTTACTTCTCTAAAACAGAAGTGGGCATTTCACTGGACGAGACGACTTCGGCAGAAGACATTAAAAATATCTCCGGAATCTTCGCAAAAGCATTTTCTAAAACTGCGAACGCACCGGCTTTTAGTACAAGTTCAATTTCCTGGTCAGGGAGCCTGGTAAGGAAATCTTCTTACCTCACTCATCCTGTTTTCAACACGCATCACTCCGAACACGAGATGCTGCGCTATATCAAACGCCTGGAGAATAAAGATCTTTCGATGGTTCATTCAATGATTTCGTTGGGCTCATGCACCATGAAGTTGAATGCCACTTCAGAGATGATTCCGGTGACGTGGCCCGAGCTTGGACAAATTCACCCCTTCGCCCCCACCAGTCAAACCGAGGGCTATCGTGAAATGATCACCAATCTTGAAAATTGGTTGAAAGAGATTACCGGATTCACAGGAGTATCATTGCAACCCAACAGTGGTGCACAAGGTGAATACGCTGGTCTCCTCACGATCAGAGCTTATCATGAAAGCCGCAACGAAGGTCATCGCAATGTTTCCCTTATTCCTGCATCAGCTCACGGAACGAACCCTGCCAGCGCAGTGATGGCTGGCATGGAAGTAATCGTTGTGAAATCAGATGAAGAAGGAAAAATCGATGTAGCTGACCTGAAAACAAAAGCAGAGCAGCACAAAGCAAACTTGTCTTGCCTGATGGTGACCTATCCCTCTACACACGGAGTATTTGAAGAATCAATCATTGATATCTGCGAAACCATTCACAAAAATGGTGGCCTTGTTTATATGGATGGCGCGAACATGAATGCGCAGGTAGGTCTCACTTCGCCTGCCAATATTGGTGCCGATGTTTGCCATCTGAATTTACATAAGACCTTCTGTATTCCTCACGGTGGTGGTGGCCCCGGCATGGGACCGATTTGTGTGAACGACAAGTTGAAACCATTCCTTCCCGGTCACGCAGTTGTGAAAACAGGAGGTGACAAAGCTATTCACGCTGTGTCGTCTGCACCTTATGGCAGCGCAAGTATCCTTGCCATTTCCTATGCTTACATCGCGATGATGGGAGGCGAAGGATTGACTAATGCTACGAAGCTCGCTATTCTCAATGCAAACTACATTAAAGAAAAATTGAGCCAGCACTACAAGATTCTGTACACTGGCGCCAATGGACGTTGCGCCCATGAGATGATTGTAGACTGCCGTGAATTCAAGAAAGCGGGAATCGAAGTGGAAGACATCGCCAAGCGTTTGATGGATTATGGTTTCCACGCACCTACGGTTTCATTCCCTGTAGCAGGCACGTTGATGATCGAACCTACCGAAAGCGAGCCTAAAGAAGAACTCGATCGTTTTATTGAGACATTGGTTGAAATCAGAAGAGAAATTCATGAAGTCGAAGAAGGTAAGGCTGACAAAGAGAACAATGTCCTGAAGCATGCACCTCACACAGCCGGAGTAATCACGGCAGATGAATGGACTCGTCCCTATAGCAGGCAAAAAGCAGCGTATCCGCTTCCGTTTGTAAAGGAGATGAAATTCTGGCCATCCGTAAGCCGTGTCGATAATGCTTATGGCGACCGTAACCTGGTCTGTAGCTGTTTGCCGATCGAGGAGTACTCGAAAGAAGAAGCTACTGCTTAG
- the ndk gene encoding nucleoside diphosphate kinase: protein MATNRTFTMIKPDAVGAGNTGAITKMIEEAGFRIVAMKKTRLSAELAGKFYEIHKERPFYGELCNYMSSGSIVPMILEKDNAVEDFRKLIGATDPKKAAPGTIRALFAKSIDANAIHGSDSDANAEIEGSFFFSQFERF from the coding sequence ATGGCTACTAACAGAACTTTTACCATGATCAAGCCTGATGCCGTAGGCGCTGGCAATACCGGAGCAATCACTAAAATGATAGAAGAGGCAGGCTTCCGCATCGTAGCAATGAAAAAGACCAGGCTGAGTGCTGAACTGGCCGGAAAATTTTATGAAATCCACAAAGAGCGCCCGTTTTATGGTGAGTTGTGCAACTATATGAGCAGTGGCTCTATCGTGCCTATGATTTTGGAAAAGGACAATGCAGTTGAAGATTTCAGAAAACTGATCGGGGCTACAGATCCCAAAAAAGCAGCTCCCGGCACCATCCGTGCTTTGTTTGCCAAATCAATTGATGCTAATGCGATCCATGGATCGGATTCAGATGCCAACGCAGAAATCGAAGGCAGCTTCTTCTTTTCTCAATTTGAACGATTCTGA
- the fjo19 gene encoding exopolyphosphatase gives MKKLEDLKALLASPKKVAIVTHFKPDADALGSSLGLSGFLKKKGHSVDVISPSDSPDFLAWMPGSENVIALSKKSTESLARATRAFESADLIFCLDFSGLGRINDLSEVVRNAKATKVMIDHHLEPENFAEFQKWDVTSASTAELIYELIVELGEKHLIDKDIANCLYAGLMTDTGSFRHNNTNAREFLVANELVRAGADPSEVARLIYDVNSLSRLRLLGFALSQKLTILPEYRTAYITLSHDELKKLDAQTGDTEGLVNYGLSVKDVQLAVLMYDRGEEIKLSFRSLGAFSVNDFARRHFEGGGHKNASGGSSKLSLEQTLKKFLDLLPEYKTSLNS, from the coding sequence ATGAAGAAATTAGAGGATCTTAAGGCTTTACTCGCCTCACCAAAGAAAGTGGCGATCGTTACGCATTTCAAACCCGATGCGGATGCGTTGGGTTCTTCCCTTGGATTGTCTGGCTTTTTGAAGAAAAAAGGTCATTCGGTGGATGTAATTAGCCCCAGTGACTCCCCTGACTTTCTTGCCTGGATGCCCGGTTCTGAAAATGTAATTGCGCTGTCTAAAAAGTCGACTGAGTCGTTGGCCAGGGCTACAAGGGCTTTTGAAAGTGCAGATCTTATTTTTTGCCTTGATTTTTCCGGATTAGGCCGGATCAACGACTTGTCCGAAGTTGTCAGGAATGCAAAGGCTACCAAAGTGATGATCGACCATCACCTCGAACCGGAAAATTTCGCGGAATTTCAAAAGTGGGATGTCACATCCGCATCGACTGCGGAACTTATCTATGAGCTCATTGTAGAGTTGGGAGAAAAACACCTGATAGATAAAGACATTGCTAATTGCCTGTATGCGGGGCTGATGACCGACACCGGGAGTTTCCGTCACAACAATACCAATGCAAGGGAATTTCTGGTCGCCAATGAGCTTGTCAGAGCGGGAGCTGATCCCAGCGAAGTGGCGCGCCTGATTTACGATGTTAATTCCTTGTCACGCTTGCGCCTGCTTGGTTTTGCCTTGAGCCAGAAGCTAACAATATTACCTGAGTACAGGACTGCCTATATCACCCTCTCACACGATGAATTGAAAAAACTGGATGCTCAAACCGGTGATACTGAAGGGCTCGTTAATTACGGTTTATCCGTGAAAGATGTTCAATTGGCGGTTTTGATGTACGACAGAGGTGAGGAAATCAAATTATCTTTTCGATCTTTGGGGGCTTTTTCGGTGAATGACTTTGCGCGGAGGCACTTTGAAGGAGGCGGCCATAAAAATGCTTCAGGTGGATCTTCTAAACTCAGTCTTGAGCAGACATTGAAAAAATTCCTGGATCTGCTACCCGAATACAAAACGAGTCTAAATTCATAA
- a CDS encoding non-canonical purine NTP pyrophosphatase, which translates to MRLCFATNNAHKLDEVRALVKEKISIVNLKEIGCTEELAETTGTISGNSLQKAEYVFKNYSEACFADDSGLEVEALNGAPGVDSAIYAGPQRSHADNIALLLKNMDGVTNRKARFITIITLISEGQIHQFEGVLEGKIISHKQGSGGFGYDPVFMPDGFTKTLAEMTMEEKNKISHRARTVEKLVKFINSNLESLNG; encoded by the coding sequence ATGCGACTCTGCTTTGCCACTAACAATGCACACAAGCTGGATGAAGTGAGAGCACTTGTCAAGGAAAAAATTTCTATCGTAAACTTGAAGGAAATTGGCTGTACCGAGGAATTGGCCGAGACAACGGGTACCATCAGTGGCAATTCTCTTCAAAAAGCAGAATATGTTTTTAAAAACTATTCGGAAGCTTGCTTTGCTGATGACTCCGGATTGGAAGTTGAGGCTCTGAACGGGGCACCGGGAGTGGACTCTGCGATTTATGCCGGTCCGCAGCGAAGCCATGCCGACAATATCGCCCTGCTTTTGAAAAACATGGATGGTGTTACCAATCGCAAAGCACGGTTCATCACCATCATTACTTTAATTTCAGAAGGACAGATTCATCAATTTGAAGGAGTGCTCGAGGGAAAAATCATTTCGCACAAGCAGGGGAGCGGAGGTTTTGGATACGATCCTGTTTTTATGCCGGATGGCTTTACCAAAACCCTGGCTGAGATGACCATGGAAGAGAAAAATAAGATAAGTCATCGCGCTCGGACAGTTGAAAAATTGGTTAAGTTCATAAATTCGAACCTTGAATCTTTAAATGGATGA
- the udk gene encoding uridine kinase, translated as MKPITIGITGGSGSGKTFFLQGLSKFFKSSEMCLISQDNYYKPRDQQPVDENGVKNFDLPVSIDREAFLNDLLKLKAGQNVIKKEYTFNNPAAAPKQLEFKAAPILVVEGLFVQYFEEISKELDLKIFIEAKDHVKLGRRIKRDQVERGYDIDDVLYRYQYHVMPIYESQIEPLKHYADLVIPNNSNFNKALEVLTSYLSVKLR; from the coding sequence ATGAAACCCATTACGATCGGCATAACAGGAGGCAGCGGCTCAGGCAAAACTTTTTTTCTGCAAGGCTTGTCAAAATTCTTCAAGTCCAGCGAAATGTGCTTGATTTCACAGGATAATTATTACAAACCGCGCGACCAGCAACCAGTTGATGAAAATGGAGTCAAAAATTTTGACCTCCCAGTTTCGATAGACCGTGAGGCATTTCTAAATGATCTCCTCAAGTTGAAAGCCGGTCAAAACGTGATCAAAAAGGAATACACCTTCAATAATCCTGCAGCTGCTCCCAAGCAACTGGAATTCAAAGCGGCACCTATTTTAGTAGTGGAAGGATTGTTTGTTCAATATTTTGAAGAGATATCAAAAGAGCTTGACCTGAAAATCTTTATAGAAGCCAAAGACCATGTGAAATTGGGCAGAAGAATCAAGCGCGATCAGGTGGAGCGAGGTTATGACATTGATGATGTGCTCTACCGCTATCAGTACCATGTGATGCCAATCTATGAATCACAGATAGAGCCGCTGAAACATTATGCGGACTTGGTTATTCCTAATAACAGCAACTTCAATAAAGCGCTGGAGGTTCTTACAAGCTACCTGTCAGTAAAATTGCGTTGA
- a CDS encoding glycosyl transferase family 1 has protein sequence MPRKVLIITYYWPPAGGIAVQRWVKFCKYLKTYDWEPVVFTVSNGHYQLTDNSMLKDVSPDLTVIKRPIWEPYQLYQLFAAKQHKDANINPDEIKPGQGASLTKKISNWIRSNFFIPDARKFWIKPSVQFLATYLKENTVEAMISTGPPHSAHLIALHLKKKTDLPWLADFRDPWTTMDYYHELLLTRWADRKHHRLEREVLTIADAVTVVGGGMKKEFELKRNREVFAVTNGFDEDDFAGENVGLSKDFSVVHIGSFFARINPRGLWKALAELKAENHPLLLKLKIELTGRVAPSVIDSIREHGLEKYLSVSPFRPHEEAVKVVRRAAILLLCVYEQTPFVVTGKLFEYLAASRPILYIGPTEGDAAKIVLETGAGSVFSHDEVSAIKKHLIHLFNLFESGELKLNSAQSQKFSHRYLSGQIADQLNRITS, from the coding sequence ATGCCCAGGAAGGTATTGATCATTACTTACTACTGGCCGCCTGCTGGTGGCATTGCCGTACAGCGATGGGTGAAATTTTGCAAATACCTTAAAACCTATGATTGGGAACCCGTGGTATTTACCGTGAGCAATGGGCATTATCAACTCACAGATAATTCCATGTTGAAAGATGTTTCGCCTGATCTTACCGTAATCAAACGGCCGATTTGGGAGCCGTACCAGCTCTATCAATTGTTTGCAGCGAAGCAGCATAAGGATGCGAATATCAATCCTGATGAGATTAAACCCGGACAAGGAGCGTCACTTACAAAAAAGATATCAAACTGGATACGAAGTAATTTCTTCATTCCCGATGCGAGAAAATTCTGGATTAAGCCATCCGTACAGTTTCTGGCGACCTATCTGAAAGAGAATACGGTGGAGGCGATGATTTCAACAGGTCCGCCTCACAGCGCTCACTTGATCGCACTCCATCTGAAGAAAAAAACTGATCTCCCGTGGCTTGCCGATTTTCGCGATCCCTGGACTACAATGGATTATTACCACGAATTGCTTCTGACACGTTGGGCTGACCGGAAGCATCATCGCCTTGAAAGAGAAGTTTTGACAATAGCCGATGCTGTGACTGTGGTGGGTGGGGGGATGAAAAAGGAATTTGAATTAAAACGAAATCGGGAAGTCTTCGCAGTGACCAATGGATTTGATGAAGACGATTTCGCCGGTGAGAATGTCGGACTGAGTAAGGATTTTTCTGTGGTGCATATTGGTTCCTTTTTTGCAAGAATTAATCCGCGTGGGTTATGGAAAGCGTTGGCCGAACTTAAGGCAGAGAACCATCCTTTGCTCTTAAAATTGAAAATTGAATTGACAGGGCGGGTTGCTCCGTCAGTTATTGATTCCATAAGAGAACACGGACTGGAAAAATATTTGTCGGTGTCACCATTCCGTCCGCATGAAGAGGCTGTCAAAGTAGTCAGGAGAGCTGCCATTTTGCTTTTGTGTGTTTACGAGCAAACGCCCTTTGTCGTGACCGGAAAATTATTTGAATATCTGGCTGCCAGTCGCCCGATACTTTACATCGGCCCGACAGAAGGAGATGCTGCCAAAATTGTTTTGGAAACAGGCGCAGGATCGGTTTTCTCCCATGACGAGGTAAGCGCTATCAAGAAACATTTGATACATTTATTCAATCTGTTTGAAAGCGGTGAATTGAAATTGAATTCAGCTCAATCGCAGAAATTCTCTCATCGCTATCTTTCCGGACAAATAGCGGATCAACTAAACCGAATTACCAGCTGA